One part of the Saprospiraceae bacterium genome encodes these proteins:
- a CDS encoding DUF1080 domain-containing protein, with product MKIINHKTVILSVTVLILLINISCRNTLPKPKDLPASENMLPSVDDDYPFDKFTPFTSLFNRHNLGSWTMQDSGFWSVENEAIIGRPYPSSAKDSWLLSNDEYDDFALKLEFMLPQNGNSGVAIRMPRDSFGDPDRYGYEVQICNLPKRKLTGSLLHHAESFGNNKYNPDLWNQMTIICKGDSIIVYLNHEQILNERVNGSKKGRVGFQIPKDAQFSSQVAKFRNIYLQKLSSRLSNIPPDYTGLPFKDSVYTLGPQVIPGKIECAYFDLGGEGVAYHDLEPKNLGSGGLNVNPRHQRPQATPYEWGFRMQEGVDLSYTKDFADFNHLDNYYTPALNQFYVGWTEDNEWLNYSIDVKRAGTYNIRALYSNYNNIITFDIDHKKASTCTLPVNTGSYHIWNNASVGSITFDQTGLHLLTFNHNAKNNFAYFEFIFEEEKSTSGRSAGKSPNSP from the coding sequence ATGAAAATAATTAATCACAAGACCGTTATCCTTTCTGTAACAGTTTTGATTCTATTAATCAATATTTCTTGTCGAAATACGCTACCCAAACCTAAGGATTTGCCTGCATCTGAAAATATGCTTCCTTCAGTCGACGATGACTATCCATTTGACAAATTCACGCCATTTACATCTTTGTTTAATCGGCACAATCTCGGCAGCTGGACTATGCAGGACAGCGGATTTTGGTCAGTGGAAAATGAGGCTATCATAGGTCGACCATATCCTTCTAGTGCCAAAGATTCCTGGTTGTTATCGAATGATGAATACGATGATTTTGCCTTAAAGCTTGAATTCATGCTGCCCCAAAATGGCAATAGTGGGGTCGCAATCCGTATGCCGAGGGACTCTTTTGGTGATCCTGACCGGTATGGTTACGAAGTTCAGATATGTAATTTGCCAAAAAGAAAACTCACCGGGAGTCTGCTACATCATGCTGAATCATTTGGCAATAACAAGTATAATCCAGATTTATGGAACCAAATGACCATAATCTGTAAAGGTGATAGCATCATTGTATATCTCAATCATGAACAAATTTTAAACGAACGGGTAAATGGCTCGAAAAAAGGTAGAGTTGGGTTCCAAATTCCTAAGGACGCTCAATTTTCTAGCCAGGTTGCCAAATTTAGGAATATTTATCTGCAGAAATTGTCATCAAGACTGTCCAATATTCCACCGGATTATACAGGACTACCTTTTAAAGATTCGGTCTATACATTAGGACCTCAGGTAATCCCCGGCAAAATTGAATGCGCTTATTTTGACCTGGGAGGAGAAGGCGTTGCCTATCATGACTTAGAACCAAAAAATCTCGGCAGCGGTGGCCTCAATGTCAATCCTCGTCACCAAAGGCCACAGGCTACACCATATGAATGGGGATTTCGAATGCAGGAAGGCGTAGATCTTTCTTATACCAAAGATTTTGCAGACTTCAATCATTTGGACAACTATTATACACCAGCTTTGAATCAGTTTTATGTCGGGTGGACAGAAGACAATGAGTGGCTCAATTACTCAATCGATGTTAAGAGGGCAGGGACTTATAATATCAGAGCACTGTACAGTAATTATAATAACATCATCACCTTTGATATTGATCATAAAAAGGCCAGTACTTGCACATTGCCGGTCAATACCGGGAGTTATCACATTTGGAACAATGCATCGGTAGGCTCTATTACCTTTGATCAAACAGGACTACATCTTTTGACTTTTAATCATAACGCTAAAAACAATTTTGCATATTTTGAATTCATCTTTGAGGAGGAAAAAAGTACATCTGGCAGATCAGCTGGCAAGTCCCCAAATTCGCCATAA
- a CDS encoding alpha-L-rhamnosidase, producing the protein MRLLQALLIILWYPVIAVSQQLPAPTNLRCDLLLHPEKVSLHGLETAMTLTEALSVQKKYEYAKIFNQTPKLFWQVDTTIKKVKAYRILVASDTETLKRNKGDLWDSKRIRSSQQSATYEGKSLKPGKIYYWKVQIWNEKNGKSPYSSAQSFSLSDTDSAGSFAHYPLAAELQSPVSIEQRKDGVYFIDFAKDALSQLQLHLTSLEDDTLMIEVGEALEKPGHIHKNPGRNIRYLKIALPISKGTGDYTLDWPYNELRNSRNPVLMPEYIGEVYPFRYVTITNFKGKLTSSDIKRKMIHYPFDQQASSFTSSDTVLNQVWDLCKYSMKATSFTGFYVDGDRERIPYEADALINQLSHYAVDAEYSMARRTLEYLIFHPTWPTEWSLQNVLMAWNDYLYTGDDAFIKKYYSQLQKKMLLPLAGADGLISTRTDKQTDAFLTSIHINKDFDRRRGLHDIVDWPQSGDYIGDEKAYSGETDGFVFNRYNAVVNAFYYRNLVLMQQISTALHKTADAAFYANKANQVYHSFQEVFRHPNSGLIKDGDSTDHVSLHSNMFALAFGLVPPDDKTRVVQFIESRKMACSVYGSQFLLDALYEAGQADYALELLTATTQRSWYNMIRIGSTISLEAWDKVYKPNLDWNHAWGAAPANLIVRHLMGVMPLTPGGEILQIKPQIGHLDFAHLTTPTIRGIVSVFFDRRPGKDLLEVFIPGGTMAKIFVPSKKSTSRLYMNGIRQPLTPVDGFFEVQNQLAGRHQFEVK; encoded by the coding sequence ATGCGATTACTTCAAGCTCTCCTGATTATCTTATGGTATCCTGTAATTGCTGTGAGTCAACAATTACCTGCACCGACAAACTTACGCTGCGACCTGTTATTGCATCCGGAGAAAGTGAGTCTGCACGGACTGGAAACTGCAATGACCCTTACGGAAGCGCTGAGCGTCCAAAAAAAATATGAATACGCTAAGATTTTTAACCAAACACCTAAACTGTTCTGGCAAGTAGATACTACCATTAAAAAAGTGAAAGCTTATCGTATACTGGTAGCGTCCGACACGGAGACCTTAAAGCGGAACAAAGGCGATCTATGGGACTCAAAAAGAATCAGATCAAGTCAACAATCTGCCACCTACGAAGGAAAATCATTGAAACCCGGCAAAATCTATTATTGGAAAGTCCAGATATGGAATGAAAAAAACGGTAAATCCCCCTATTCATCAGCACAATCTTTTAGCCTCAGTGACACCGACAGTGCTGGGTCTTTTGCGCATTATCCACTCGCGGCAGAACTTCAATCACCGGTATCAATAGAGCAAAGAAAAGATGGAGTCTACTTTATTGATTTTGCAAAGGATGCATTGAGCCAATTGCAACTGCATCTGACCAGTTTGGAGGACGATACCCTTATGATAGAGGTGGGCGAAGCTTTGGAAAAACCAGGCCATATCCACAAAAATCCCGGTCGCAATATCCGGTATTTAAAAATCGCCTTACCCATCTCGAAAGGAACAGGTGATTATACCCTGGACTGGCCTTATAACGAACTTAGAAATAGCCGCAACCCAGTTTTGATGCCGGAGTATATCGGCGAAGTCTATCCATTCAGGTACGTGACTATTACAAACTTCAAAGGCAAACTAACGAGTTCAGACATTAAACGAAAAATGATTCATTACCCTTTTGACCAGCAGGCCTCTAGTTTTACATCCAGTGATACAGTACTCAACCAGGTCTGGGATCTATGCAAATATTCCATGAAAGCCACCAGTTTTACAGGATTTTATGTCGATGGAGATCGAGAACGAATACCCTACGAAGCTGACGCCTTGATCAATCAACTCTCTCATTATGCAGTAGATGCAGAGTACAGTATGGCTAGACGCACTTTGGAATATCTGATATTTCACCCCACCTGGCCTACAGAATGGAGTCTGCAAAATGTATTGATGGCCTGGAATGATTACCTCTATACCGGGGACGACGCCTTTATTAAAAAATATTATTCTCAACTTCAAAAAAAAATGCTCCTACCACTGGCTGGAGCTGATGGTTTGATCAGCACGAGGACAGACAAACAAACTGATGCTTTTTTGACTTCAATTCATATCAATAAAGACTTTGACAGACGCAGAGGATTACATGATATTGTAGATTGGCCACAGAGCGGTGATTATATCGGGGATGAAAAAGCGTATAGTGGCGAGACCGATGGTTTTGTTTTCAATCGGTACAATGCCGTCGTCAATGCTTTCTATTATCGCAACCTGGTATTGATGCAACAAATATCCACGGCGCTGCACAAGACAGCTGATGCGGCATTTTATGCAAACAAAGCCAACCAGGTGTATCATTCTTTTCAAGAGGTATTCCGGCACCCCAATTCTGGCTTGATCAAAGATGGTGATAGTACCGATCATGTCTCCTTGCATAGCAATATGTTTGCTTTAGCATTTGGGTTGGTACCTCCAGATGATAAAACCCGGGTCGTACAGTTTATTGAGAGTCGTAAGATGGCTTGCAGTGTATACGGGTCACAGTTTTTACTTGATGCATTGTATGAAGCAGGCCAGGCAGACTATGCGCTGGAACTCCTGACAGCCACTACTCAAAGAAGCTGGTATAACATGATCCGAATAGGTTCTACAATATCCCTCGAAGCCTGGGACAAAGTCTACAAGCCCAATCTCGACTGGAACCATGCCTGGGGCGCTGCTCCTGCCAATCTGATCGTGAGGCATCTGATGGGAGTTATGCCACTTACACCGGGTGGAGAAATCCTTCAAATAAAACCTCAAATTGGTCACCTCGATTTTGCTCATTTAACGACACCTACCATACGTGGTATTGTCTCAGTATTTTTTGACAGAAGACCTGGCAAGGATTTATTAGAGGTGTTTATCCCTGGTGGCACTATGGCTAAAATCTTCGTACCCAGTAAGAAATCAACATCCAGGCTGTACATGAATGGAATCCGCCAACCCCTGACACCTGTGGATGGTTTTTTTGAGGTCCAAAACCAACTTGCAGGCAGACATCAGTTTGAAGTAAAATGA